In the Bifidobacterium catenulatum PV20-2 genome, one interval contains:
- a CDS encoding formate--tetrahydrofolate ligase, giving the protein MTSIEDFTSQYGLVQKIDAFGYLDYLKNDPDAPRKHGKVVLVTADTPLKASRGEGKTTTTIALIDALRERGVDAAAVLRQPSMGITAAGSKGGASGGGKASLTHPELIDWGLCGEMGAIEAAQNLLVSFAEKAIDDGKLDDIAVPRVSEVPSRSLRQIAVDRGKGNVAERVVLTPTCELMQIVVLSRSMDEIADRVSKMIAGTKDGKAVTFGEFVDLWRITGILSDAVKPAKTETVNGSPVYVHGGPFANVSIGIPTLVSVEMACALHDVVIVEAGYGTDAGAQKWLDIACREYGAQWPSAAIVVTRASTWRDDPALAWRYPFHVQRLEGLDIPTFPLINLWDGEDDQIPSLQQTAKDLEFREPIIGNLYRDGGNALAPQLDAFVDAVVNGSMPATPHSRKGMALVENVRWVAENAYGVPADRVILKDGFAESLNKAMDLCASAGIDFGSLALVAVKSPATMTDNDSAPAEERTVTLKKVEVHSGAGLVHVNLTTSLTTPMPKIV; this is encoded by the coding sequence GTGACCAGCATTGAGGATTTCACCAGCCAGTACGGCTTGGTGCAGAAGATTGATGCGTTCGGCTATCTCGATTATTTGAAGAATGATCCGGATGCCCCGCGCAAGCATGGCAAGGTCGTGCTCGTCACCGCCGATACCCCGTTGAAGGCGTCTCGCGGCGAGGGCAAGACCACCACCACGATCGCGTTGATCGATGCGTTGCGTGAGCGTGGCGTCGATGCGGCCGCTGTGCTGCGTCAGCCGAGCATGGGCATTACCGCTGCCGGTTCCAAGGGCGGTGCTTCGGGCGGCGGCAAGGCTTCCCTGACTCACCCTGAGCTGATCGACTGGGGTCTGTGCGGCGAAATGGGTGCTATCGAAGCGGCTCAGAACCTGCTGGTTTCTTTCGCTGAGAAGGCCATCGACGATGGAAAGCTTGACGATATTGCCGTGCCGCGCGTTTCCGAAGTGCCGTCCCGTTCGCTGCGCCAGATTGCGGTGGATCGCGGCAAGGGCAATGTGGCTGAGCGTGTGGTGCTCACTCCGACCTGCGAGCTCATGCAGATTGTGGTGCTCTCTCGTTCCATGGATGAGATCGCCGATCGTGTTTCCAAGATGATTGCCGGTACGAAGGACGGCAAGGCCGTTACATTCGGTGAATTCGTTGATTTGTGGCGCATTACCGGCATTCTTTCCGATGCGGTGAAGCCTGCGAAGACGGAAACGGTGAATGGTTCTCCCGTGTATGTGCACGGCGGTCCGTTCGCGAACGTGTCTATCGGTATTCCGACGCTGGTTTCCGTGGAAATGGCGTGCGCTCTGCACGACGTGGTGATTGTTGAGGCTGGTTACGGTACTGACGCGGGCGCCCAGAAGTGGCTTGACATTGCTTGCCGTGAGTATGGCGCACAGTGGCCGTCCGCCGCGATTGTGGTGACTCGTGCTTCCACTTGGCGTGATGATCCGGCGCTCGCTTGGCGTTACCCGTTCCATGTGCAGCGCTTGGAAGGTCTTGATATTCCTACGTTCCCGCTGATTAACCTGTGGGATGGCGAAGACGATCAGATTCCGTCTTTGCAGCAGACCGCCAAGGATCTGGAGTTCCGCGAGCCGATTATCGGCAACCTGTATCGTGACGGCGGCAATGCGCTCGCCCCGCAGCTTGACGCGTTTGTTGACGCGGTGGTGAACGGTTCCATGCCGGCCACGCCGCACAGCCGCAAGGGCATGGCTCTGGTGGAGAACGTGCGTTGGGTCGCCGAAAACGCGTACGGTGTGCCGGCAGACCGTGTGATTCTAAAGGACGGTTTTGCCGAATCGCTTAATAAGGCGATGGACCTGTGCGCCAGCGCCGGCATTGACTTCGGTTCGCTCGCTCTGGTTGCGGTGAAGTCTCCGGCCACGATGACTGACAACGATTCTGCTCCGGCAGAGGAGCGTACGGTTACGTTGAAGAAGGTTGAGGTGCATTCCGGTGCCGGTTTGGTGCATGTGAACCTCACCACTTCGCTGACCACCCCTATGCCGAAGATCGTGTGA
- a CDS encoding phenylpyruvate tautomerase MIF-related protein, giving the protein MPVIHTHVSVSTTAEQREALKSAYGKAITAVPGKSEGWLMCPFEDNMPIYFGGDNSKPAAYVEVNVFGRSVPGSAWEKLTEQIMAALEKELGIPADRTYIRYTATTDWGWNGGNF; this is encoded by the coding sequence ATGCCAGTCATCCACACCCATGTTTCCGTGTCCACCACCGCCGAACAGCGAGAGGCGCTGAAGTCCGCATACGGCAAGGCGATCACCGCCGTTCCCGGCAAGTCCGAAGGCTGGCTGATGTGCCCGTTTGAAGACAATATGCCGATTTATTTCGGCGGCGACAATTCCAAGCCAGCCGCATACGTCGAAGTGAACGTGTTCGGTCGTTCCGTGCCCGGTTCCGCCTGGGAGAAGCTGACCGAGCAGATCATGGCCGCGTTGGAGAAGGAACTGGGCATTCCGGCCGACCGCACGTACATCCGCTACACCGCCACCACCGACTGGGGCTGGAACGGCGGCAACTTCTGA
- a CDS encoding GtrA family protein: MKFGLVGVIAFIIDWGILNLLVGVFRMHNVLAATISFVISLIFNYVASMKLVFKHRDDMARWMEILIFVIGALIGLFMNDAIIWISTYGMNHDAYVSQSTEYLIRTNVGKLIATAVVMVWNFLTRKWLLDDTHTNAMNRLRKADNRLTPEELEAKWQNSFSHKLGIWSLEHTPNGWPK; this comes from the coding sequence ATGAAATTTGGCCTCGTTGGCGTGATCGCCTTCATTATCGACTGGGGCATTCTGAATCTTCTCGTCGGCGTATTCCGCATGCACAACGTGCTCGCCGCAACCATCTCGTTCGTTATTTCCCTGATTTTCAACTATGTCGCCAGCATGAAACTGGTGTTCAAGCACCGTGACGACATGGCCCGCTGGATGGAAATCCTTATTTTCGTGATTGGCGCGCTGATTGGCCTGTTCATGAACGACGCCATTATTTGGATCTCCACGTATGGCATGAATCATGATGCATACGTGTCGCAGAGCACGGAATATCTGATCCGCACCAACGTCGGCAAGCTCATCGCAACCGCCGTGGTGATGGTGTGGAACTTCCTGACGCGCAAATGGTTGCTCGACGATACGCATACCAACGCTATGAACCGTTTGCGTAAGGCTGACAACCGTCTGACTCCGGAGGAGCTGGAAGCCAAGTGGCAGAACAGCTTCTCGCACAAGCTTGGCATATGGTCGCTGGAGCACACTCCCAACGGCTGGCCCAAGTAG
- a CDS encoding MFS transporter, whose translation MTNSVLAGAKSIGQRLFGGYAELLRIPHTARFSVGSVIACMPFPMVGMTITISVQHYYGNYSLAGALTAVQAIALAVASPMLGKLVDKFGQRQVSIPTIIVWMIAATALVSCITARVPSWILFCIVPFMAAIPPWGAMSRQRWTTLLKGDTEKTNRALSLSGVFDECMWVIGNPLASTLAVISGLLAFSFTGVCVVVGALMFLTELSTEPKSQTQLAREAGMTRKEYREREAARSKALQAEAAIEYARDRARSEGKTAAEVQAAMDQAAADVNAGRKESIWGPGLIAVCVTWFGLGAFQSAAGISIVAFATEANMKQYTGFVFACFSFSSLIGALVYGAKNWTIPLWKRFYFCLAVVDLGIGSFMFAKHLWVIMIIYLFIGVCQAPTWVNGNQLMLHLVPPTRFTEGMAWMGAMNSIGGSVGSAIAGQFIDRMGSHGGFIVVTTLALTSLVIALFGFKQIKDSTEQPMLTTVSV comes from the coding sequence ATGACCAATTCAGTCCTCGCCGGAGCCAAAAGCATCGGCCAACGTCTTTTCGGAGGGTATGCGGAGCTTCTTCGCATACCACACACCGCCCGATTTTCGGTCGGTTCAGTAATCGCATGCATGCCGTTCCCGATGGTCGGCATGACAATCACGATTTCCGTGCAGCATTATTACGGCAATTACTCGCTGGCAGGCGCACTGACGGCCGTGCAGGCGATCGCACTGGCCGTTGCAAGCCCGATGCTCGGCAAGCTGGTTGATAAGTTCGGCCAGCGTCAGGTGTCGATTCCGACGATCATTGTGTGGATGATCGCGGCGACCGCGCTGGTTTCCTGCATCACCGCGCGAGTGCCCTCATGGATTCTGTTCTGCATCGTGCCGTTCATGGCGGCGATTCCGCCGTGGGGCGCGATGAGCCGTCAGCGTTGGACAACGCTGCTTAAAGGCGATACGGAGAAAACGAACCGTGCGCTTTCGCTTTCCGGCGTGTTCGACGAATGCATGTGGGTGATCGGCAATCCGCTCGCCTCCACGCTGGCCGTGATTTCCGGCCTGTTGGCGTTCTCGTTCACCGGCGTGTGCGTAGTGGTCGGTGCGCTCATGTTCCTCACCGAGCTTTCCACCGAGCCGAAATCGCAGACGCAACTGGCTCGCGAAGCAGGCATGACCCGCAAGGAATACCGTGAGCGCGAAGCTGCCCGTTCCAAGGCGTTGCAGGCTGAAGCGGCAATCGAATACGCTCGCGATCGCGCACGTTCCGAAGGCAAAACTGCTGCGGAAGTGCAGGCCGCCATGGATCAGGCCGCCGCGGATGTGAATGCCGGGCGCAAGGAGTCGATTTGGGGGCCGGGCCTGATTGCCGTGTGCGTGACATGGTTTGGCTTGGGTGCGTTCCAGTCGGCTGCCGGCATTTCGATCGTTGCGTTCGCCACGGAGGCGAATATGAAGCAGTACACGGGTTTCGTGTTCGCCTGCTTCTCGTTCAGCTCGCTGATTGGCGCACTCGTGTATGGTGCGAAGAATTGGACGATTCCGCTGTGGAAGCGTTTCTACTTCTGCCTTGCCGTGGTCGATCTGGGCATTGGCTCGTTCATGTTCGCCAAACATCTGTGGGTGATCATGATCATCTACCTATTCATCGGCGTGTGCCAGGCACCGACGTGGGTGAACGGCAACCAGCTGATGCTGCACTTGGTACCGCCCACACGCTTCACCGAAGGCATGGCCTGGATGGGGGCAATGAACTCGATCGGCGGTTCTGTCGGTTCGGCGATTGCCGGCCAGTTCATCGACCGTATGGGATCGCACGGTGGTTTCATTGTGGTGACGACTTTGGCGCTCACCTCGCTGGTGATCGCCCTGTTCGGCTTCAAGCAGATCAAGGACTCCACCGAGCAGCCCATGCTCACCACCGTAAGCGTGTAA
- a CDS encoding histidine phosphatase family protein — protein MPATTIHFVRHGKVENPGHLLYERLPGFHLSEVGVRMAQATAHYIAVSPQLNTVSAIYSSPLERTRETAGEILTALNEVRETRGEETLELTTDERIIEARNEFRGTRIGYGEGALWKNGNWKLVRNLWKPSWGESYQSIAHRVQAFALEKVGEHPGEQIIVVSHESPIWSYRHMLETGHPEHNMLLRHTALASITSITYDCDTRKVLSITYVDPAADVK, from the coding sequence ATGCCCGCAACAACCATCCATTTCGTACGTCACGGCAAAGTCGAAAATCCAGGGCATTTGCTCTACGAACGACTGCCCGGATTCCACCTGTCGGAAGTGGGTGTGCGCATGGCGCAGGCGACCGCGCACTACATTGCCGTCAGTCCACAACTCAACACAGTTTCCGCCATCTACTCGTCGCCGCTGGAACGCACGCGCGAAACGGCCGGCGAAATCCTCACCGCACTCAACGAAGTGCGCGAAACCCGTGGCGAGGAGACGCTGGAACTCACCACCGACGAGCGCATCATCGAAGCGCGCAACGAATTCCGCGGCACGCGCATCGGCTACGGCGAAGGCGCACTCTGGAAAAACGGCAACTGGAAGCTGGTACGCAACCTGTGGAAGCCAAGCTGGGGTGAAAGCTACCAGTCGATCGCGCATCGTGTGCAAGCGTTCGCCCTCGAAAAAGTGGGGGAGCATCCGGGCGAGCAAATCATTGTAGTCAGCCACGAATCGCCCATCTGGAGCTACAGGCACATGCTGGAAACCGGGCACCCGGAACATAATATGCTGCTACGTCACACGGCGCTCGCCTCCATTACCTCCATTACCTACGATTGCGATACGCGAAAGGTTTTGTCGATCACGTATGTCGACCCCGCTGCCGACGTGAAATAA
- the gltX gene encoding glutamate--tRNA ligase, which produces MTEAENTKPELPENVRVRFCPSPTGIPHVGMVRTALFNWAEARHTKGTFVFRIEDTDAQRDSEESYNQIIEALNWLGIDWDEGINVGGPDGPYRQSERGDIYKDVAAKLLAAGYAYESFSTPEEIEARNVAAGRPKAFGYDGYDRNLTEEQKAAFRAEGRKPALRIRMPDEDIAFDDLIRGRIEFKAGSVPDYVIVRPNGDPLYTLTNPVDDAMMNINVVLRGEDLLSSTPRQIVLYRYLIELGVAKEMPLFGHMPYVMGQGNKKLSKRDPESNLFLHRDNGFIREGLLNYLALLGWSIAADRDVFSMEEMIEKFDVRDVKANPARFDIDKAISINAEHIRMLEPQDFLNRAVPYLNRDGVVSADSWDALTDREREVLSASVDLVQPRVRLLGEVAGMVSSLLSTEGYIEPDDDAKKQLKDSAPAVLDAAIAALSAVDEADWKTDFLHETLNKALIEDGGYKPRLAFGPVRVAMSGRRVSPPLFESMEIVGKEIAVARLQGLREHL; this is translated from the coding sequence ATGACTGAAGCTGAAAACACCAAACCGGAACTTCCCGAGAATGTTCGCGTGCGCTTCTGCCCGTCTCCGACCGGCATTCCGCACGTCGGCATGGTCCGTACCGCACTGTTCAACTGGGCTGAGGCCCGCCATACCAAGGGCACGTTCGTGTTCCGTATTGAAGATACGGACGCCCAGCGCGACTCCGAGGAAAGCTACAACCAGATCATCGAAGCCCTGAATTGGTTGGGCATCGACTGGGATGAGGGCATCAACGTGGGCGGTCCCGACGGTCCGTACCGCCAGTCCGAGCGCGGCGACATCTACAAGGATGTCGCAGCCAAGTTGCTCGCAGCCGGCTACGCGTACGAATCCTTCTCCACTCCGGAGGAAATCGAAGCCCGCAACGTGGCTGCAGGTCGCCCAAAGGCATTCGGCTACGACGGTTACGATCGCAACCTCACCGAAGAGCAGAAGGCCGCTTTCCGTGCGGAGGGCCGTAAGCCCGCCCTGCGTATCCGCATGCCCGACGAGGATATCGCGTTCGACGATCTGATCCGTGGCCGCATCGAATTCAAGGCCGGTTCCGTGCCGGATTACGTGATCGTGCGCCCGAACGGCGATCCGCTGTACACGCTGACCAATCCGGTCGACGATGCCATGATGAACATCAACGTGGTGCTGCGTGGCGAAGATCTGCTGAGCTCCACTCCGCGTCAGATCGTGCTCTACCGTTACCTGATCGAGCTGGGCGTGGCCAAGGAGATGCCGCTGTTCGGCCACATGCCGTACGTAATGGGCCAGGGCAACAAGAAGCTTTCCAAGCGCGATCCGGAATCCAACCTGTTCCTGCATCGCGACAACGGCTTCATTCGCGAAGGCCTGTTGAACTACCTGGCGCTGCTGGGCTGGTCCATCGCCGCCGACCGCGACGTGTTCTCCATGGAAGAGATGATCGAGAAGTTCGACGTGCGTGACGTCAAGGCCAATCCGGCCCGCTTCGACATCGACAAGGCCATTTCCATCAACGCCGAACACATTCGCATGCTCGAACCGCAGGACTTCCTAAACCGTGCCGTGCCGTATCTGAACCGTGACGGCGTGGTTTCCGCCGATTCTTGGGATGCGCTGACCGACCGTGAGCGCGAAGTGCTGTCCGCTTCCGTGGATCTCGTGCAGCCGCGCGTGCGTCTGCTGGGCGAGGTTGCGGGCATGGTCAGCTCGCTGCTCTCTACCGAGGGCTATATCGAGCCTGACGACGATGCCAAGAAGCAGTTGAAGGATTCCGCTCCGGCGGTGCTCGACGCCGCCATTGCCGCGCTTTCCGCTGTCGATGAGGCTGATTGGAAGACCGACTTTCTGCATGAGACGCTGAACAAGGCGCTGATCGAGGATGGCGGTTACAAGCCGCGTCTGGCATTCGGCCCTGTGCGCGTGGCCATGAGCGGCCGCCGCGTGTCTCCGCCGCTGTTCGAATCCATGGAGATCGTCGGCAAGGAGATTGCCGTCGCTCGCCTGCAGGGTTTGCGCGAGCACCTGTGA
- a CDS encoding metallophosphoesterase, translated as MTELQNAAKAAATRPRIQPAEEGDDRPLSVSARLGRLQFHQSGKFRVLQLTDIQDGPKVSKDTVKLIEASLDVTRPDIVIFTGNQIAGYDSAYAQTTRKRRWSAPVGTAREADSSKSSEASERFEAALECTRASVRATVEQLVRPLADRGIPWAVTFGNHDFQCGLGNAEIESICREFPGCLNPDPARLQAEQYLPSQRVFVCEPGTFALPVSDVDHTTSVLGLVLLDSGDYARSGGYGSPSAEALRFLAEVPEMMATQSQKQVELHETAQSQEQAVPCMVFQHFPVQQYYQLLKPAAANAARAIEGYRNYAGKHYVLDEEKTLPGSYLGEGISCPDVDSGEFAILEQYGYFAISAGHDHRNAFVGTVPISQNSADAQTAKVPPKVIDGLMMIASPTSGFGSYGPVPQKRAARLIEFDIRHPYEPRTQLLEYGELVGKPSAGKAYAYGMTSESKPESEGVDLLHRSTWWSKLLSWLCK; from the coding sequence ATGACTGAATTGCAGAACGCAGCAAAAGCCGCGGCCACGCGACCGCGCATCCAACCGGCGGAAGAAGGAGACGATCGCCCACTTTCCGTATCCGCGCGACTGGGGCGACTGCAATTCCACCAATCCGGCAAATTCCGTGTGCTGCAGCTTACCGACATCCAAGACGGGCCGAAAGTCAGCAAAGACACCGTCAAACTTATCGAAGCGTCGCTGGACGTCACACGGCCGGACATTGTTATCTTCACCGGCAATCAGATCGCAGGATACGATTCCGCATACGCGCAAACCACGCGCAAGCGTCGCTGGAGCGCTCCTGTCGGAACTGCGCGCGAGGCTGACTCATCCAAGTCTTCTGAAGCGTCAGAACGGTTCGAAGCCGCACTGGAATGTACACGCGCATCCGTGCGCGCCACCGTCGAACAGCTCGTGCGTCCGCTTGCCGACCGTGGCATTCCGTGGGCGGTAACCTTCGGCAATCATGATTTTCAGTGCGGGTTGGGCAATGCGGAAATCGAAAGCATTTGCAGGGAATTTCCCGGATGCCTGAATCCTGATCCTGCGCGACTTCAGGCGGAGCAATATTTGCCGAGCCAACGCGTGTTTGTCTGTGAGCCGGGCACATTCGCGTTGCCGGTTTCCGACGTGGATCATACGACGTCCGTGCTTGGCCTGGTATTGCTGGATTCAGGCGATTACGCACGTTCCGGCGGATACGGAAGCCCGTCCGCGGAGGCGTTGCGATTCCTTGCCGAAGTGCCGGAAATGATGGCCACGCAATCTCAGAAACAGGTAGAATTGCACGAAACCGCGCAATCGCAGGAACAGGCGGTGCCGTGCATGGTATTTCAGCATTTTCCGGTGCAACAGTATTACCAACTGTTGAAGCCGGCTGCGGCGAATGCGGCGCGCGCGATCGAAGGCTACCGCAATTACGCTGGGAAACACTACGTTTTGGACGAGGAGAAAACGCTTCCCGGCAGTTATTTGGGGGAGGGCATCAGCTGTCCCGACGTCGACAGCGGCGAATTTGCAATTTTAGAGCAATACGGATATTTCGCGATTTCCGCGGGGCATGATCACCGCAATGCGTTCGTTGGAACGGTACCGATTTCGCAGAATTCCGCTGATGCGCAGACGGCGAAGGTTCCACCGAAGGTGATTGACGGGCTGATGATGATCGCGTCGCCCACCAGCGGTTTCGGATCGTACGGTCCGGTGCCGCAGAAGAGGGCCGCACGTCTGATTGAGTTCGACATTCGACATCCGTACGAGCCGCGCACGCAGCTACTGGAATACGGCGAATTGGTGGGCAAGCCGAGCGCGGGCAAGGCGTACGCATACGGTATGACCAGCGAGTCGAAGCCCGAATCCGAAGGCGTGGATCTGCTGCATAGGTCAACTTGGTGGAGCAAACTGCTGTCTTGGCTGTGCAAGTGA
- a CDS encoding IclR family transcriptional regulator, producing MTSSNTSTTMPESQSDETELQAETHHTTSSQSNEIHSGVGVLDKTVKILDALESGPATLGQLVSSTGLARPTAHRLAIALERHRFVLRDQHGRFVLGSRFAELAAAAGEDRLLTAAAPILQTLLDRTGESAQIYRRQGDMRVCIAAVERASGLRDSIPVGAMLSMAAGSAAQILLAWEDSERLHQGLRHAKFTASKLTAVRKRGWAESVNERDEGVCSISAPIRNASGQVIAAISISGPDGRMGSNPGRRYAPLVMAAGKYLTDALIKASSGR from the coding sequence ATGACTTCTTCGAATACAAGCACCACCATGCCTGAATCGCAGTCGGATGAGACTGAGCTTCAAGCTGAGACCCACCACACGACGTCTTCTCAAAGCAACGAGATTCATTCCGGCGTGGGCGTGCTTGACAAGACCGTCAAAATCCTTGACGCGCTTGAATCCGGTCCGGCAACGCTCGGACAGCTGGTTTCCTCAACGGGCCTGGCTCGACCGACCGCGCATCGACTGGCGATTGCGCTGGAGCGTCACCGTTTTGTGTTGCGTGATCAACATGGCCGTTTCGTGCTTGGTTCGCGTTTTGCGGAATTGGCCGCAGCCGCCGGCGAAGATCGTTTGCTGACCGCAGCCGCACCGATTTTGCAGACGTTGCTGGATCGTACCGGCGAATCCGCGCAGATTTACCGCCGTCAGGGCGATATGCGCGTGTGCATCGCCGCTGTGGAGCGCGCATCCGGTTTGCGCGATTCCATTCCGGTTGGTGCGATGCTGTCGATGGCGGCCGGTTCCGCAGCCCAGATTCTGCTGGCTTGGGAGGATTCTGAACGCCTGCATCAGGGGTTGCGCCACGCCAAGTTCACCGCGTCCAAGCTTACCGCCGTGCGCAAGCGCGGTTGGGCTGAATCCGTGAACGAGCGCGATGAGGGCGTATGCTCGATTTCCGCGCCGATTCGCAATGCTTCCGGCCAAGTGATTGCCGCGATTTCGATTTCCGGTCCGGACGGTCGTATGGGGTCCAATCCCGGACGCCGTTACGCCCCGCTGGTTATGGCTGCCGGTAAATATCTGACCGACGCCCTGATTAAGGCTTCTTCCGGCCGCTGA